The DNA window AGTTTTGCACTATCCGTTATTCGCTCATATTTAAGTTCTTCTTACTTTCTTATCAGTAAATATAACTGCAGATTTACGGTTAAGtgacttttttatttactattCGTTTTCAGAATGCAGAAAATCACTCTCTTCCACAAGTTTATAGTTCATTTGTTGAATTCGGAACTTAGTCTTTAACTATTCACtggaaaatgaagaaaaatagTGAACTTTTAACGCCCAAAGAAGCttctacaaaaataaataaaggcgTGAGTCGATGGACATATAGTAACTTATGTAGTTgctgctttattttattaagaaatacaatatattGTTGATTTGATGCCGTAAGCTTGTTGCGCGGCCGAGTTGAAGTCCAGAGTGGCCAGTCTGACGATATCAGAAGCTATCGTCTTCCAGGAAAGGTCTTGGCGTTAGTACTTCTTAACGCCGTGTTGCCAGACTGGGCTTTAGTCTGGGCGCCACATCTACTCCCCCTCCAGTGACTTCGCCATGTGGTGAAGGTAACGGTATAAattctgcagctgcagatgcagGGCTCGGTGGCGTAAGTGACTGCGAAATCGTTTGGTCAGGCGGTAGATCCTCGGACTTCTCTTGTCCATGAATGCTGATGATGTAGAACTGGTCATTAACCCGGCGTATTACCCGATGATGTCCCGCGTTATTCGGTTCGAGTGGTTTTTTAACAGATGCCACTCGCTTGAAGACGTGCGTACAAGTTCTCAGGTCCTTACATATGAAAACAGGTGGTGTAGCGTGATTCGCTGTAGAAGTAGGTCGGGCTGCCCTGTTATGTTGATGTAGTTGCTCGGTGATCCTTGCTGAAGGCAGTTGGAGTATGCGACTCATAAAATTCGTTGGGGATACAAATAGTGGCGCCAAAATGGATTTCGGCCGGCGATGACTGGAGGTCCGCCCTAAACGCCGAGCGCAGCCCCAACAGAACCGTAGACAGGAGATCCGGCCATGCTATGTGAGACTTACACATCAGGGCGGCCTTGAGGGTACGGTGCCATCGACCACGATGCCGTTTGACTGAGGGTGATATGCGGTTGTACGTATCCTTTCGGCTCCAATTAGTTTAGCCAGCTCAGCAAACAATGAGAATTCGAAACATGCAGATCCACTGTGTGTTCAGAGCTGCCGCGACAGTCTTCGCGGTGATGTTGGATAGTGGAATAGCTGCAGGCCATCTTCTGAAGCGGTCGATGATGGTAAGACAGTAGCGTAAGTTACGGATAGTGGGAAGCTCAATCAGATCACCGTGAATGTGCTCGAAACGATTGTCAGGAACATCGATCTTGTCCACCGGGAGATGGATTTTGGCCCGCTTGCAAGGAACGCATTGTCGGGACCAGAGGGTGGCATCACGGTTAATTCCTGGCCAGACAAACCGCTGCTTAAGTAACTTTGCAGTTGTACGGCCGCTGGGATGCGCCAATCCATGTACTGCATCAAAAGCTTGGCGTCTTAGACTTTTGGCTAAATATGGCCGTTAGCGTCTATCCGAGATGGCACACCAGATGTCTAGGTTGTCGATGTTCCTAACTTGTAGAACAAGGGACGTGGTTCGAGGAAGCTCAGCCATTTCATCGTCGATTTGTTGGGCCTCGAATATGGCTTGAGCACTGAAGTTAGACGGCATGCTATGGAGGAGAGGTTGTCTGCCACTGTGTTGTTTTCCCCGGGATTGTACACTATCTTCGTTAAGAATTGGGAAATAAAATCTAATTGGCGGAGTTGTCGAGGCGTATTGTAGTGGTTTATGGTCGGTTTGGATGATGAATTGACGACCCTCTGGAATGTGCTTGAAATGGATGATACCAGCAAAAATAGCCAGGAGCTTGCGATCATACGTGCTGTATCATACGTGCCTTACTCTGCCTTCCCGATGGGACGCCAAACGTTGCCGGCAAGTTGTTTGAGAGCAGCACCGACCGCTGTATCGGAGGAGTCAGTTTTAAGGGCAAGGTGAGCCGATGGGGAAAGGAACGAAGAGCACACGGCACGTAAAATTTCTTGCTTACAGGCCTGGAATGCATTCTCCGCAGGGCCGGTCCAGGCTATTTCGAGCTTGTCATTTTTGGTTGCGCCTTTTAGGTAGTCTGTGAGCGGGATATGAGCCTGAGCTGCATGTGGGATGAGGTGTCGGTAATAGTTGACCATTCCCAAAAACCGGCGCAATTCCATGATAGTTTGAGGCTTGGGAAAACTATTGACTGCTTACGTGCAATCAACAGGGGGCTTGAATCCGCTCGCGTTTACTTGGAAAAATTACCTTACTTTTACCAAATTGACACTTTTGAGGGTTAATTTGAAGGTGGTTCCTCTGCAAAATCTCAAAGATTGTCTAGAGGTGCTTTAAATGCTCCTCATGCGTTGTGGAGAAcacgatgatgtcgtccaTATAGCATCCTACGAATTAAATGCCACGAACCACCATGAGGCGCTGGAAGGTTT is part of the Drosophila yakuba strain Tai18E2 chromosome 2R, Prin_Dyak_Tai18E2_2.1, whole genome shotgun sequence genome and encodes:
- the LOC122319557 gene encoding uncharacterized protein LOC122319557 produces the protein MELRRFLGMVNYYRHLIPHAAQAHIPLTDYLKGATKNDKLEIAWTGPAENAFQALHGLAHPSGRTTAKLLKQRFVWPGINRDATLWSRQCVPCKRAKIHLPVDKIDVPDNRFEHIHGDLIELPTIRNLRYCLTIIDRFRRWPAAIPLSNITAKTVAAALNTHRKDTYNRISPSVKRHRGRWHRTLKAALMSRITEQLHQHNRAARPTSTANHATPPVFICKDLRTCTHVFKRVASVKKPLEPNNAGHHRVIRRVNDQFYIISIHGQEKSEDLPPDQTISQSLTPPSPASAAAEFIPLPSPHGEVTGGGVDVAPRLKPSLATRR